GTTTGGGTCTATCCCTATTTTGAAAGGGTACGCCCCCTAAAAGAAGTTTAATACTATTTCTTTTTCGCTTTTAATAACTCCTGACCTACTTCTCAACATAAGATTCTACAAACCCGCACTTCTCACAACTGTAAGCGAGAATTTTTGGCTTATTGCTCAAGGTATTAAACCACTTATTGATCTTTTCACTCTGTCCCCAACGAGCTCCAACAACGGCACCTGGAATAAGTATTAAACCTCTCTCCATCCGACCCCCGCATTTTGGACATTTATCAACCACAAATGAACACCTCCTCTTTTTTATTGATGCCCGTACCTAAAAACCTCATTTTCTAGGAGGGCTAATTAATCTATACAAACCAACACCAACCATAACAAGTCCCGATACTAACATAACTATATCGGTAATTTCGGCGCTTCTAATAAAACCCATAACTCCCACTAAAGTTAAGAGTACCCCGACCATTAGCACAAACACAAAGGACGCGGTACTTTTGTTTTTTTTATCTTCGTTCATTAACTGTCACCTCCAATCAGAATCTCTCGCCCAACCAATTTTTATATTTTATACTGCCTCTATTCTATGAAAAATTGCGGGTTTGAGCAAGGTCGTGAATTCGCAATTAGGGATAGACCCAATTTGGGTCTATCCCAGTTTGGGTCTATCCCTATTTTACAGACGGGGTTGAGTCCAATTCCTGCTATAATAGAGGCTATGAAAGAGCTTAAAAAATACTTTTTGAGAACTTATGGTTGCGCGGCAAATGAAAAAGATTCGCAAGATATAAAAAACATATTGGACGACTTGGGTCTTGCCGAAACTAAAAGATTTGATAAAGCAGACATGATACTCCTAAACTCCTGTTCTGTGCGGCAAGCCGCCGAGGACAAAGTTTATGGCGTTGGTCTAAAACTCAAAAAGGGTTCAACCCTTCCGCCAGCTGGCGGAGGGTTGAACCCTAATAGAATTAAACCTTTGGTGATTCTAACCGGTTGTATGGTAGGTAGCGCTACCGGAGAAAGAAAAAGATACGAGCTTTCTTATCTGCAAAAGAAAATCCCTTGGGTTGACTATTTTCTAAACCCCACTCAAACAAAGGAAATTCCCAGCATTTTGTTTAAAGAAGGGCTTATTTCTGCCATTCCTGTGTCCCAAACCATTCCCTTCCCGTTTGACGGCGCAACGTCCGCATATATTAATATCTCAACCGGATGCGATAATTTTTGCAGTTTTTGTGTAGTTCCGTACGCTCGCGGACCCGAAATTAGCCACACCAAAAAAGAAATAGTGGACGAAGTAAAAAAACTTGCAAACAAGGGTTTTTCCGAAATAACGCTTTTGGGGCAAAATGTAAATTCGTGGGGGTTGTCCGCAAAAGAAAAAAGCAAATTGCGAGCAGGCTCTTCCCATAAACTCCCGTTTGCCCAACTTTTAAGAGAAATTCATAAAATTACCGAGGTTAAGAAAATAAGCTTTTTATCCTCAAACCCTTTTGATTTCACGCAAGATTTAATACAAACATTAAAACTTCCCAAAATGTCCCGTTATATCCACATAGCCGTTCAATCGGGAGACGATACGATATTAAAAAAAATGAATCGCAGACATACCGCAAAAGAGTTTATTAACTTAATAAAAGAAATTAGAAAAACCGTTCCTGAAATTGAGATTGGAACAGATTTAATTGTGGGATTTCCGGGCGAAACGGAAGAACAATTTATAAATACCGTAAAAATGTGCCAAAAACTTAAATTTAATGTAGCGTATATTTCAATGTACTCGGAACGACTGGGGACTGTGGCACAAAAATTGTATAAGAACGATGTTCCTCTAAAAGAAAAAAGGAAAAGACACAAATTTTTAATGGGGGTAGTTGCGATGTCCCGTCATTGCGAGGCTTGTCCCGAGCGTAGCGAGGGAACTAGACGAAGCAATCTCAATAAGATTGCTTCTCCCTCGCGAAAGCTCGGGATCGCAATGACGAGGTAGAATATGAATAAAACAATAGTAATTTGCGGACCTACAAGTACCGGAAAAACATCTTTGGCAATAAATTTATGCAAAGCTTTTAACGGCGAAATAATATCCGCAGATTCCCGCCAAATATACAAATATATGGATATAGGAACGGGAAAACTCCCCGTAGATAGACCAAATCCTCAAATAGAAAGGTTTGACGGATTGTGGAAGATATCCAAAATTCCTATTTATATGTACGATGTTGTCTCCCCCGCAAAAACTTATTCTGTATATGACTATTCTAAGAAAGCTAAAAATGAGCTTACAAGTATCCAAAAAAGACAAAAAATACCTTTTATTGTCGGCGGCACAGGTTTTTACATAGATGTTTTAACCGGAAGAAAATCTGTGGCTAATGTACCGCCTAACTTTGCATTAAGAACAGAACTTGAGAAAAACTCTTTGGAAGATCTGCAGAGAACATTAAAAAATCTAAATGAGGAGGAATATAAAAGAGTGGACTTAAAAAACAGAGCGCGTCTAGTACGTTCTATAGAGATACTAAAAAGCAAAAAGTCGTTTTTTGCCGTTCCTCCCCCTAATGAAGAGGAAGTAAAGGTGTTGTTAATAGGGCTTACCGCCCCAAGAACCTATTTATACGAGAAAGCGGATTTGTGGGTAGAAAAAATTGTGGGGAAAGGGCTTATCCTAGAAACCAAGACACTTTTGGATATGGGGTTCTCGGAAACTATTCCAATGAAAGGACTCGTTTATTCTTCCGCAGTTGAGTATTTAGATGAAAAAATAACCATGGAGGAGATGAAACAGAAAATAAAATGGGATATCCACGGATACATAAGACGCCAGCTTACTTGGTTTAACAGAAACCCCGAAATAATGTGGTTTAATATAGCCAAGAAAGGCTTTGACATTGAAGTTTTAAAAACGGTACAATTGTTCTTATATGGCCATTAAAAAACCTTCTGAAAACTACATCTTAATTTCAACAAAAACTATTTTCATGGTCGTGGCAAGCGCGGTACTGTTGTGGCTTTTCGTGCAAATTAAAGAAATACTCCTTTTGATTTTTATTTCCTTAATGCTATCTCTGGCTTTAGCACCCTTTGTGGAGTTTTTGGGCAAGAAGAAAATACCAAGGGGTGTGGCTATTCTCATTATTTACACTGTTGTGCTTTCAATTCTAGCATTAGTTGGGGTAGTGGCCTTGCCCCCAATTATAGTTCAAACTACCCGTTTTATAAATTCTCTTCCTCAGATACTTTCAACCGTAGGCGAAGTTCCCTTTTTAAGCCGGGTTACTACCGACCTCAATAATTTTTTGGCGGAACAATTTATAGGGGCATCCGGTAATGTTATAAAAGTAACCGTGGGGGCTTTTTCTGGAATCGTGTCGGCGTTTTCGCTTATGGTTTTTACCGCCTACCTCCTTTTAGACTTAGACAATTTAAGAGAAACTTTTTTATTTTTTCTTCCCGCAAAACCTAGAAAAGAAACGGCAAAGGTATTAAAAGAAATAGAATATAAACTAGGGGCGTGGCTTAGAGGAGAGTTTATTCTAATGTGTGTTGTAGGTGGGGCAACTTATGTGGGTCTTTTGCTTTTAGGTGTGGAGTACGCCGCTCCCCTTGCTTTAATTTCAGGACTATTGGAAGTGGTTCCTATGATAGGCCCGCTTATTTCCGCCGTGCCCGGTGTAATAGTAGGCTTTTCAATTTCTCCCATAATGGGACTTGGGGTTTTAGGATTATACATTCTAATACAACAGCTGGAAAACAATTTCATTGTCCCAAAAGTTATGCAAAGAACCGTAGGGTTTAACCCTTTAATAACCTTATTGGCGCTTCTAATAGGCGGAAAACTTTTTGGCGTAATCGGCGCTCTTTTGTCGGTGCCCATAACTTTAATCATTGTCATTGTAACAAAACATGTTCTGGAATACGAATAAAACCATTCTAATTCCTTTTGTTCTGGTCACAACCTTTTTGTTTTTTTTACCCCAAAAAGCGCGGGCGTTTTTTACCAAAGAGGTTTTTATAAACAGTAATTTGATATCCGCGGGATATTGGGAAGAATATGATTTCACAACACCATTAAAAGCAGGGGAATCGGTGGGGAAACTGTGGCTTGCCGGCAATTTTAATGTTCTTTACGATAATTTGGCAAAAGACCTTTCTGGAATATACACCAAAGAGGAATTTGTAAACGCCCTTAAAGATTCAAAAATAGCCGGTTTTGAAATAGTGGGAGATACGGTATATACGAACAGCGCTCAAGCTTATGTGGTTATGAAAATAAGGTACGCTGACAATTCTTCGCGAGAATATAAAACCGTTTTTAATTACGAAGACGGGAGCTGGAAACTTTTGGGAACGAAAGAAGTTTAGTTATCCGCCAAAGGAGGTGAATTTAATGACTCATCTTAAATATTTCGGATTGGGGCTTTTTTTGGGCATATTAGTTGTTGGAACAGTAACTGCGGTTAAAGCGTATTTAACAAAAGAGAAAGTTCTTGGAGAAAGTTCTGTAAGCACAGCAACTTTGGACCTTTCCACAACCTCTCAAAGCGCTTTGCTATCTTTTGAGGGGATAACTCCCGGTTTTAGTTCCGGCGAGAAACTTGTAACCCTAAAAAACACCGGAACAGCGGATTTAAAGTACAGGGTGTCTATTGAGCCTACAAATGTTTCGGACAACAATGATTTATACAAAACATTGGAATATAGCTTGTATGAATACGACGATAACGCGCAAAAAACTAAAACTCTAGGTGGGGAGGGGGCATTATTAAAAGATTTGCAAGATATAGAAATAACGCAAACACTAGATTCCGGACAGGAGAAAAAGCTCGGGATTGAAATAAGCCTACCACAGGAGGTTAGTAATGAAATACAGGGCTTGACTACTAACTTTAGAATAATATTCAACGCCATCCAAGAGGATGGGGCGTTTTAGGGAACAAAAAAAGCTCGTAAGCCAGATTCTGTTTAATGGCTAAAATTAATCTATGCTCCACTTTAACCCAATGCCAAGCGGGCTTTTTATGGGTAGTTCGTGGATTGCTGCAGGTGGGATTGCCCGTTTCAGCTCTCGGCGTGTCCGGGACAAGCCCGGGTTTAGCCAAAAGATCGTTTCTGTTGCTCTCAAGTCTTGTTAATTCAAGACCTGTTCCCGATACTTTTCAGTTTCGGAACACCCGCGCTTGCCATAAACCCTACGCGGTTCATGGCCTGCCTTATGGCTTCCTATGAACCCCTTCAGATTCACAACTTGCGTCGGGGCTTGCGCCCCGTCCCTTTGCTTTGCGCAGTCTGGACTTTCCTCTCCGCCAGCCGGCGGAGTATTAGCCCGGCTTCCTTTATTCCACACTCATTATAGCACAAACCACACTATAAGACAATTGTTTTGAATAGGGATGGGTCTATCCCTAATTGAAATTTAATTGTTGAAAAAAGTAAAAAAATTCGTTAATATCCTCTTATGCCGAAAAGAACTTATCAGCCAAAAAAGCGAAAAAGGGTTAGAAAACACGGTTTCTTAAAAAGAAGCTCAACAAAAGCTGGGCGCAATATACTTAAAAGAAGAAGATTAAAAGGTAGAACAAAAACCACAGTTTCTGATGAAAAGAAGCCTAAAAAATAAGTGCTTGCTAAAAAATATCTTTTAAATAAAAAAGAGGTTTTCTTATTAAAACAAAGGGGTAAACCTATTTATAAAACGGATTTTTTTAATGTTATCGCCCTAAAAATTCCCGACGAAAATATTTTAAAATTTACATTTATTATATCAAAAAAAGCAAGCAAAAAGGCGGTTGAAAGAAACCGCGCCAAAAGAATGCTTGCAAAAGCAATACAGGTAAACTTAGGCAAATTTAACAAAGGCTATCATATTGGTTTTTATCTAAACGAAAAAATAATAACTGCGGATTATGAAGAAATTTATAATTTGGTTACTCAAAAAATATCAAAAATATCTCTCCTTTGATACTGGTGTACCAAAAAAATTAATTCCCGCCCTACATATTTGCAGGTTTATTCCCACCTGCTCGCAGTACACTATTGAAGCGGTGGAAAAATATGGTACAGTTAAAGGATTATATTTAGGGTTTAAAAGGATAATTAGGTGCAATCCCTTTAATAAAGGGGGGTTTGACCCGTTAAAACAATGAGTGAAACACGAGCAGTCTTGCCAATAATATCATTTTTTAAAGTGCTTATTTATATACCTATACTTAATGTCTTGGTATTCTTCTACGCCTTTTTTGGGCATAACCTAGCCCTAGCCATTGCCGCCTTAACCGTTTTAATAAGAGCCGTATTAATCCCTGTTACATTGCCCTCTCTCAAAGGCGCGGCAAAACAAAGAGAGCTTGCCCCCCAACTTTCCGCTCTCAAAAAAAAGTATGGGGCCAATAAAACAACTTTAGCCCAAGAACAAATGAAACTTTATAAAGAACACGGGTTTAACCCCGCCGCGGGATGTTTGCCTCAAATAGTTCAACTTCTCCTCCTAATTGTGCTATATCAAGTACTGATTGATATTTTTAGACACAACCCCGCCTACTTTAACGAAATGCTGTATTTTCCATTTCTAAAATTCTCTCAAGCGGATGTTTTTAATACCACATTCTTTTACATAGATTTGGCAAAAAAAGACCCTTATTATGTACTGCCAATACTTGCAGGGCTATCTCAACTAGTATTATCAAAAATAACTATGCCCCAAGCAAAAAAAATGGAAAAGTTGGCGGAAAAAACCCCTGACAAGCAAGACGATGTTATGTATAATATGCAAAAGCAGATGATTTATATGATGCCTATAATGACAGTTTTTATAGGTATCTCTTTGCCATCGGGGTTGGTTCTATACTGGTTTTTAACGACGGTGTTTGGAATTGCGCAACAATGGATACTGAACAAAAGACTATTGAAAAAATAGCCAAGGAGCTATTAAAAAATATGGGGCTTAAAGGCAAGGTTAGTGTTACTGATGACAAGGGACATTTCTTGGTAAACATTGAAGGGGAAAATTTAGGCATTTTAATCGGCTACCACGGCGAAACTTTAAACGCGTTTCAACTTATACTGGGTATGGGCGTATATCGAAAATTAGATAAATGGGTTAAGATTTTAGTGGATGTGGGTAACTATAGGAAAGAAAGGGAAGAGAAACTTGCCGAAATAGCCGGGACTTCCGCCCAAAAAGCGCGATTTTTGCAAAAAAATGTGGAACTGCGTCCAATGAGTCCTTACGAGAGAATGCTTGTTCACTCCGCAGTCTCAAAAATAGAGGGCGTTAAATCGGAAAGCGTTGGGGAGGGGAGAGAACGGCATATAGTTATAAGTCCGTCTTAAAAAGATTATGAAATTCACCGTATTGCATAGCGATTTATTAAAAGGAATAAATGTGGTTAGTAAAGCCGTTTCTTTTAGAGGTTCTTTGCCCATACTAGGCAATATTTTAATACAAAGCGACGCCGGCAGACTAAAACTTTGCGCAACCGACCTTGATAAAAGCATTACCACCTGGGTAGGCGGAAAAATTGATAGCGAAGGGGCAATTACCGTTCCCGCCAAAATCTTGGGCGAATTTGTTTCCAACCTCCCCCCCGCGCAAATTGAAGGTAGCGTAGAAAACTTTTTATTAACTTTAAAATCCCAAAAAGCCGTCGCCGTATTTAATGGAACCTCTGCCGAAGAATTCCCAATCCCTCAAAATTTAGCCAAAGGGGATTTTAATATAAAAATATCCACTAAAGATTTCCAAGAAGCGTTGTCGGAAGTGTATTTTGCCGCAGCAACGGACGAATCAAGACCAATACTAACCGGTGTTTATCTTGCTAAGGCAGGCAAAAATCTAAGTCTAGTTGCCGTGGACGGGTTTAGGCTTTCGGAAAGAACTTTAAAAATAGAAAGTGAAACGGGAGATCCAAAACCAGCCAAAAATGTGGTTATTCCCGCAAGAACTTTGCTTGAAATTTCCCGTCTTGCCCAAGGCACAGCGGACACCCTTACTATAGCCATTGTAGAAACCGAAAACCTGGCGATTTTTGAAAGCGAAGATTTGATTGCCACTACAAGAATTTTGGAAGGGGAGTTTCCCGATTACAAAAAAATAATCCCTAAAGATAAAAAGATTAAAATACAAGTTTCAACGGTGGAACTTTTTAACGCCATTAAAATTGCTAATGTTTTTGCCAAAGATTCCGCTAATGTGGTTAAAATTGCCGTTAAACCGGAAGGGCTATTTGTGTCAAGCGAAACGGCGGAGGTGGGGAGCAATAAAACTTTTGTGGACGCAAAAGTAGAAGGAGAAAAAACCGAAATAATTTTTGACGGCAAATTTTTAAACGATTTTTTAAGCAATGTTAAAAGCGAGGAGCTTATTATAGAAACCGAAGGGGCGGTAAATCCTGTTTTGTTTAAACCTAAAGACCGAACTAATTATATCCATATAATAATGCCCCGCCGCCCGTAACATAACTATTCACAATTACTGACACAAATAGATAGTTGGTATTCTCGTCATTGCGAGGAACGAGCGTAAGCGAATGACGAAGCAATCCCAATGAAATTGCTTCGTCGTCACTTCGTTCCTCCTCGCAATGACGATTCACCTTCTCAATTACCCAAAAAGATAGGAATTTAACCTGTTCCATTTTGGAGCATGTCTCCTCCAGCACCCCGTCCCACCTTGAAGATGGAGAAACAAAACAGGTCGTAACATTGGGTATTACAAACGTCATTTTTTGTATTTTCCCCAAACATTTTCCCTAATAAGATTTAAATAAAGGAGCTAATCCGCATTATTTTAAACCTTTCGTTATGGATTCCTGAAATGTTCTTACCTATGTAAAGTTTAGGTGCTTCGGGATTAACTATAAAGTGAGGTATGCTAGAAAAACCTAATTCCCGCAATTTATTTAGTACACAAACTACATAAAAGTTAACGGCAATATAAAAATGGGGGTCGCTCTGTTTAACTACCTTTTTTATGTCCGAAAATAATAATTCATCACTGTAAACTGTATCGCCGTGAATAATTCTGTGCCTAAGTTTATAAAACTCTTCTGCCCATATCTGGTTTAATGTAAGTTGTCCCTGCGATGTAGCTCCTCCCCAATTAACAATCGGATATGTATATCTTTTGA
This genomic stretch from Patescibacteria group bacterium harbors:
- a CDS encoding MiaB/RimO family radical SAM methylthiotransferase, coding for MKELKKYFLRTYGCAANEKDSQDIKNILDDLGLAETKRFDKADMILLNSCSVRQAAEDKVYGVGLKLKKGSTLPPAGGGLNPNRIKPLVILTGCMVGSATGERKRYELSYLQKKIPWVDYFLNPTQTKEIPSILFKEGLISAIPVSQTIPFPFDGATSAYINISTGCDNFCSFCVVPYARGPEISHTKKEIVDEVKKLANKGFSEITLLGQNVNSWGLSAKEKSKLRAGSSHKLPFAQLLREIHKITEVKKISFLSSNPFDFTQDLIQTLKLPKMSRYIHIAVQSGDDTILKKMNRRHTAKEFINLIKEIRKTVPEIEIGTDLIVGFPGETEEQFINTVKMCQKLKFNVAYISMYSERLGTVAQKLYKNDVPLKEKRKRHKFLMGVVAMSRHCEACPERSEGTRRSNLNKIASPSRKLGIAMTR
- the miaA gene encoding tRNA (adenosine(37)-N6)-dimethylallyltransferase MiaA, which produces MNKTIVICGPTSTGKTSLAINLCKAFNGEIISADSRQIYKYMDIGTGKLPVDRPNPQIERFDGLWKISKIPIYMYDVVSPAKTYSVYDYSKKAKNELTSIQKRQKIPFIVGGTGFYIDVLTGRKSVANVPPNFALRTELEKNSLEDLQRTLKNLNEEEYKRVDLKNRARLVRSIEILKSKKSFFAVPPPNEEEVKVLLIGLTAPRTYLYEKADLWVEKIVGKGLILETKTLLDMGFSETIPMKGLVYSSAVEYLDEKITMEEMKQKIKWDIHGYIRRQLTWFNRNPEIMWFNIAKKGFDIEVLKTVQLFLYGH
- a CDS encoding AI-2E family transporter — protein: MAIKKPSENYILISTKTIFMVVASAVLLWLFVQIKEILLLIFISLMLSLALAPFVEFLGKKKIPRGVAILIIYTVVLSILALVGVVALPPIIVQTTRFINSLPQILSTVGEVPFLSRVTTDLNNFLAEQFIGASGNVIKVTVGAFSGIVSAFSLMVFTAYLLLDLDNLRETFLFFLPAKPRKETAKVLKEIEYKLGAWLRGEFILMCVVGGATYVGLLLLGVEYAAPLALISGLLEVVPMIGPLISAVPGVIVGFSISPIMGLGVLGLYILIQQLENNFIVPKVMQRTVGFNPLITLLALLIGGKLFGVIGALLSVPITLIIVIVTKHVLEYE
- the rpmH gene encoding 50S ribosomal protein L34 codes for the protein MPKRTYQPKKRKRVRKHGFLKRSSTKAGRNILKRRRLKGRTKTTVSDEKKPKK
- a CDS encoding ribonuclease P protein component, translating into MLAKKYLLNKKEVFLLKQRGKPIYKTDFFNVIALKIPDENILKFTFIISKKASKKAVERNRAKRMLAKAIQVNLGKFNKGYHIGFYLNEKIITADYEEIYNLVTQKISKISLL
- the yidD gene encoding membrane protein insertion efficiency factor YidD; this encodes MKKFIIWLLKKYQKYLSFDTGVPKKLIPALHICRFIPTCSQYTIEAVEKYGTVKGLYLGFKRIIRCNPFNKGGFDPLKQ
- a CDS encoding YidC/Oxa1 family membrane protein insertase; its protein translation is MSETRAVLPIISFFKVLIYIPILNVLVFFYAFFGHNLALAIAALTVLIRAVLIPVTLPSLKGAAKQRELAPQLSALKKKYGANKTTLAQEQMKLYKEHGFNPAAGCLPQIVQLLLLIVLYQVLIDIFRHNPAYFNEMLYFPFLKFSQADVFNTTFFYIDLAKKDPYYVLPILAGLSQLVLSKITMPQAKKMEKLAEKTPDKQDDVMYNMQKQMIYMMPIMTVFIGISLPSGLVLYWFLTTVFGIAQQWILNKRLLKK
- a CDS encoding KH domain-containing protein, producing MDTEQKTIEKIAKELLKNMGLKGKVSVTDDKGHFLVNIEGENLGILIGYHGETLNAFQLILGMGVYRKLDKWVKILVDVGNYRKEREEKLAEIAGTSAQKARFLQKNVELRPMSPYERMLVHSAVSKIEGVKSESVGEGRERHIVISPS
- the dnaN gene encoding DNA polymerase III subunit beta, translated to MKFTVLHSDLLKGINVVSKAVSFRGSLPILGNILIQSDAGRLKLCATDLDKSITTWVGGKIDSEGAITVPAKILGEFVSNLPPAQIEGSVENFLLTLKSQKAVAVFNGTSAEEFPIPQNLAKGDFNIKISTKDFQEALSEVYFAAATDESRPILTGVYLAKAGKNLSLVAVDGFRLSERTLKIESETGDPKPAKNVVIPARTLLEISRLAQGTADTLTIAIVETENLAIFESEDLIATTRILEGEFPDYKKIIPKDKKIKIQVSTVELFNAIKIANVFAKDSANVVKIAVKPEGLFVSSETAEVGSNKTFVDAKVEGEKTEIIFDGKFLNDFLSNVKSEELIIETEGAVNPVLFKPKDRTNYIHIIMPRRP